From Flavobacterium alkalisoli, the proteins below share one genomic window:
- the uvrA gene encoding excinuclease ABC subunit UvrA: MIKTDISTLEPKKNIIIKGAQLHNLKNVDVAIPRNKLVVITGLSGSGKSSLAFDTLYAEGQRRYVESLSSYARQFLGRLDKPKVEYIKGIAPAIAIEQKVNTTNARSTVGTSTEIYDYLKLLFARVGRTYSPVSGREVKKHTVTDVVEEVKKQEEGSRWLLLSPIHIEKGRTLEEKLGVLLQQGFARILVDNEMLRLDEVIGSTDFANKEVMLIIDRIVVKDKEEFYNRLADAVQTAFYEGKGETFLQDVSTGKRFAYSNNFELDGITFLEPNVHLFSFNNPYGACPSCEGYGSIVGIDEELVIPNTALSVYENAIFPWRGESMGWYRDQLVNNGHKFDFPIHKPYFQLSESDKALIWKGNQYFTGLDDFFAELEEKNYKIQNRVMLSRYRGKTKCPACKGKRLKPEANHVKVDNHTISDLVDMPIKNLIEFFNGIQLSEYDQKVAKRLLIEINNRLRFLQEVGLDYLTLNRRSSTLSGGESQRINLATSLGSSLVGSMYILDEPSIGLHPKDTERLIKVLIGLRDLGNTVIVVEHDEDIMKAADMIIDIGPEAGTFGGRLVAQGTFDEILKSDSLTARYLNGDLEISVPKKRRKFKNHVDVVGARENNLKNIDITFPLDCLTVITGVSGSGKSTLVKKILFPAIQKKLEGVGEKAGQFTELQGSYSHIKHIEYVDQNPIGRSSRSNPVTYIKAYDDIRDLFSKQKLSKLRGYQAKHFSFNVDGGRCETCKGEGEVTIEMQFMADVHLECETCNGKRFKKEILEVAFEGKNIDDVLTMTIDDALAFFGEHKQAKIVQKLQPLQDVGLGYVQLGQSSSTLSGGEAQRIKLASFLVKGATKDKALFVFDEPTTGLHFHDIKKLMASFDALIDKGHSIIVIEHNLDLIKCADYIIDIGPEGGENGGHLVAFGTPEEIAKNPKSETGKYLKEKL, from the coding sequence ATGATAAAAACCGATATATCAACACTCGAACCCAAAAAAAACATAATTATAAAAGGCGCACAGCTGCATAATCTTAAAAATGTGGATGTAGCCATTCCCCGCAACAAGCTTGTGGTTATAACCGGACTTTCGGGTTCCGGTAAGTCGAGCCTTGCGTTTGATACGCTTTATGCCGAAGGACAGCGCCGTTATGTGGAAAGCCTTTCGTCGTATGCGCGTCAGTTTTTGGGCCGACTAGACAAACCAAAAGTAGAATATATTAAGGGGATTGCACCCGCTATTGCCATAGAGCAAAAGGTAAACACTACCAATGCCAGGTCTACCGTAGGTACCAGTACCGAGATTTACGATTACCTAAAACTGCTTTTTGCCCGTGTGGGCCGAACCTACTCCCCTGTTTCGGGTCGTGAGGTGAAAAAGCATACGGTAACCGATGTGGTTGAAGAGGTAAAAAAACAGGAAGAAGGCAGCCGCTGGCTATTGCTTTCACCTATACATATAGAAAAAGGCCGTACGCTGGAAGAAAAACTTGGCGTGCTCCTGCAACAGGGTTTTGCCCGTATACTGGTAGACAACGAGATGCTGCGCCTTGACGAGGTTATAGGCAGCACCGACTTTGCCAACAAAGAGGTAATGCTTATTATAGACCGTATTGTGGTTAAGGACAAAGAAGAGTTTTACAACCGCCTTGCCGATGCTGTACAAACTGCCTTTTATGAAGGCAAGGGCGAAACTTTCCTTCAGGATGTAAGCACCGGAAAACGATTTGCCTATAGCAACAATTTCGAACTGGATGGTATTACTTTCCTCGAGCCTAACGTTCATCTTTTCAGCTTTAATAACCCATATGGTGCCTGTCCTTCCTGCGAAGGTTACGGCAGTATTGTAGGTATAGACGAAGAGCTTGTTATACCAAACACCGCCCTTTCGGTTTATGAGAATGCAATTTTCCCTTGGCGCGGCGAGAGTATGGGTTGGTACCGTGACCAGTTGGTTAACAACGGGCACAAATTTGATTTTCCAATACACAAACCCTACTTTCAGTTATCGGAAAGCGACAAAGCGCTTATATGGAAAGGTAACCAGTACTTTACCGGACTGGATGACTTTTTTGCCGAACTGGAAGAGAAAAACTATAAAATACAAAATCGAGTGATGCTTTCGCGTTACCGCGGCAAGACAAAGTGCCCTGCCTGTAAGGGTAAACGCCTTAAACCGGAAGCCAATCACGTAAAGGTAGATAACCATACCATATCCGATCTTGTGGATATGCCTATTAAAAACCTTATAGAGTTCTTTAATGGTATCCAACTGTCGGAATATGACCAGAAAGTAGCCAAGCGCCTACTTATAGAAATAAACAACCGCCTGCGCTTCCTTCAGGAAGTGGGACTGGATTACCTAACACTTAACCGTAGGTCGTCTACCCTATCGGGTGGTGAGTCGCAGCGTATTAACCTGGCGACATCACTGGGCAGTAGCCTTGTGGGTTCTATGTATATTCTGGATGAGCCAAGTATAGGGCTTCACCCTAAAGATACAGAAAGACTTATTAAAGTACTTATTGGGCTTCGCGATCTGGGCAATACCGTAATTGTGGTGGAACACGACGAGGATATCATGAAAGCTGCCGACATGATTATAGACATCGGGCCGGAAGCAGGTACCTTTGGTGGCCGACTGGTAGCGCAGGGTACTTTTGACGAGATACTGAAGTCAGACTCACTTACAGCAAGATACCTTAACGGTGACCTGGAGATTAGCGTACCTAAAAAACGCCGCAAGTTTAAAAATCATGTAGATGTTGTAGGCGCACGCGAAAACAACCTTAAAAACATAGATATTACTTTCCCTCTGGATTGCCTTACTGTAATTACAGGGGTTTCGGGTAGTGGTAAGAGTACACTGGTAAAAAAGATACTTTTCCCTGCCATACAAAAAAAGCTTGAAGGCGTAGGTGAAAAAGCAGGGCAATTTACCGAACTGCAGGGCAGCTATTCACACATTAAACATATTGAATATGTAGACCAAAACCCTATAGGGCGCAGCTCGCGTTCCAATCCGGTTACGTACATAAAGGCGTACGACGATATAAGAGATTTGTTCTCCAAGCAAAAGCTTTCCAAACTGCGTGGCTATCAGGCGAAGCATTTCTCGTTTAACGTAGACGGAGGCCGTTGTGAAACCTGTAAAGGTGAAGGTGAGGTTACTATAGAAATGCAGTTTATGGCAGATGTTCACCTTGAGTGTGAAACCTGTAACGGAAAACGCTTTAAGAAAGAGATACTCGAAGTTGCCTTTGAAGGTAAAAATATAGACGATGTACTTACCATGACCATAGATGATGCACTGGCATTCTTTGGGGAGCACAAGCAGGCCAAAATTGTACAGAAACTACAGCCGCTACAGGATGTTGGTTTAGGGTATGTACAGTTGGGTCAGTCGTCCTCTACCCTTTCGGGTGGTGAGGCGCAGCGTATTAAGCTGGCATCGTTCCTGGTAAAAGGTGCTACAAAAGACAAAGCACTGTTTGTATTTGACGAACCTACTACCGGACTCCATTTTCATGATATTAAAAAGCTAATGGCTTCGTTTGACGCCCTTATAGACAAAGGACATTCTATTATTGTAATTGAGCATAACCTTGACCTTATTAAGTGTGCCGATTATATTATAGACATTGGCCCTGAAGGTGGTGAAAACGGCGGGCATCTGGTTGCTTTCGGTACTCCGGAAGAGATTGCCAAAAATCCTAAATCAGAAACAGGAAAGTATTTGAAGGAGAAACTTTAG
- the bcp gene encoding thioredoxin-dependent thiol peroxidase, translating to MTTLKKGDKAPDFSGIDQDGNKHALADYKGKKLVVFFYPKANTPGCTAEACDLRDNFERFKANNYELLGVSADSQKAQGKFKDKYEFPFPLIADEDKAVINAFGVWGPKKFMGREYDGIHRTTFVIDENGIIDEVIEKVKTKAHAEQILK from the coding sequence ATGACTACATTAAAAAAAGGAGATAAAGCTCCTGATTTTTCGGGAATTGACCAGGATGGAAACAAACATGCATTAGCCGACTATAAAGGTAAAAAACTGGTTGTTTTCTTTTACCCCAAGGCAAATACCCCGGGATGTACGGCAGAAGCCTGTGATTTAAGAGATAATTTTGAACGTTTTAAAGCCAATAACTACGAGCTTTTAGGTGTTAGTGCCGACTCGCAAAAGGCACAGGGTAAGTTTAAGGATAAGTATGAGTTTCCCTTTCCGCTTATTGCCGATGAGGATAAGGCTGTGATTAATGCCTTTGGGGTATGGGGCCCTAAGAAATTTATGGGACGTGAGTATGATGGTATTCACCGAACCACATTTGTAATAGATGAAAACGGTATTATTGATGAGGTTATAGAAAAAGTAAAGACAAAGGCTCACGCCGAACAGATATTAAAATAA
- a CDS encoding J domain-containing protein, translating to MKNHYEILGVTPNCSQAQIKKAYRLLAIKYHPDKNNGDKESEESFKEILESYIILSDEETRIEYDYLKGFKKGRRVYSEPGKPSPVKFLIQIKKIKEAVMNAGGHINKTALYRVIDNLLNDENIYLLIRKQDIGVNHLIIDEALTCCIFLNEENRPAIHEKLIKLADGNVRMLNRIKLLSTVSPNNDTKTENKNTHEVKDNPPSRTAIFMFLLFVLLFIFFLYMQNR from the coding sequence ATGAAAAACCATTATGAAATACTGGGTGTTACTCCCAATTGCTCGCAGGCCCAAATAAAAAAGGCTTACAGGCTTTTGGCGATAAAGTACCACCCTGATAAGAATAATGGAGACAAGGAAAGTGAGGAAAGCTTTAAGGAGATATTAGAGTCCTACATCATACTAAGTGACGAAGAAACAAGAATTGAGTATGATTATCTTAAAGGGTTTAAAAAAGGCCGCAGGGTCTATAGCGAACCCGGTAAACCATCTCCTGTAAAATTCCTTATACAAATTAAAAAAATCAAGGAAGCCGTGATGAATGCCGGTGGGCACATTAACAAAACAGCACTCTACAGGGTAATTGACAACCTGCTGAATGACGAAAACATTTACCTCCTGATAAGAAAACAGGACATAGGCGTAAATCATCTTATAATAGATGAGGCCCTTACCTGCTGTATCTTCCTAAACGAAGAGAACAGGCCTGCAATACATGAAAAGCTCATTAAACTTGCTGATGGTAATGTACGAATGCTAAATAGGATAAAACTCCTAAGCACGGTAAGCCCTAACAACGATACCAAAACAGAAAACAAAAACACTCACGAAGTAAAGGATAACCCTCCTTCCCGTACAGCTATATTTATGTTCCTACTATTTGTGTTGTTGTTTATTTTCTTTCTGTATATGCAAAACCGATAA
- a CDS encoding DUF6210 family protein translates to MSNPIKPSINLFDAIGLGLIIKYPTGVLITNQTVGTLCLQSAEEGIYVPLCNEYYTDSKELISPENDLLKYFTENKYHGTGATEGIDKEDVLNITNILIKYKLDDFIEIDTEKLKKSHEAWIYVKINNKNTSVFNNFEENLTGILTWSNSD, encoded by the coding sequence ATGAGCAACCCTATAAAACCTTCAATAAACCTGTTTGATGCCATAGGATTAGGACTAATTATCAAGTATCCTACCGGCGTATTGATAACAAATCAAACCGTAGGTACGTTGTGCTTACAATCGGCTGAGGAAGGGATTTATGTACCACTATGTAATGAATATTATACCGATTCAAAAGAGTTAATTAGTCCTGAAAATGACCTTTTAAAATATTTTACAGAAAACAAATACCACGGCACAGGAGCAACAGAAGGTATAGATAAAGAAGACGTTTTGAATATTACCAATATCCTTATAAAGTATAAGCTGGATGATTTTATTGAAATTGATACAGAAAAACTTAAAAAATCTCATGAAGCCTGGATATATGTCAAAATAAACAACAAAAACACTTCTGTATTTAATAACTTTGAAGAAAACCTTACAGGCATATTAACCTGGAGTAATAGTGATTAA
- a CDS encoding VOC family protein — translation MNHNAKSIRPFIGSKDFEVSCSFYRDLGFEENILSHDMSVFKSGNQAFYLQRAYVKDWLDNTMVFMEIDDVKSFWDKLVTLGLPEKYEGVRLVPIREMDWGRECFVHDPSGVLWHFGEFF, via the coding sequence ATGAATCATAATGCTAAATCCATACGCCCTTTTATAGGGTCTAAAGACTTTGAGGTATCGTGCAGTTTTTACCGTGACCTTGGTTTTGAAGAAAATATATTGTCCCACGATATGTCGGTTTTTAAAAGCGGAAATCAGGCTTTTTACCTGCAGCGTGCCTACGTAAAAGACTGGCTTGACAATACCATGGTATTTATGGAAATTGATGATGTAAAAAGTTTTTGGGATAAACTGGTTACTTTAGGCCTTCCTGAAAAATATGAAGGAGTAAGATTAGTACCTATTCGCGAAATGGATTGGGGCAGGGAGTGTTTTGTACACGATCCAAGCGGAGTTTTATGGCACTTTGGAGAATTTTTTTAA
- a CDS encoding serine hydrolase domain-containing protein has protein sequence MKKNIIQGLLLLFVCFQAYSQRAETLDNYMNELFNKNAFNGNILVAEKGTIVYQKSFGLANEKTQEKLNLQTCFELASVSKQFTAMGIVQLQKKGKLSYDDKISKYIPELSFYNNVTILNLLTHTGGLPDYMDLMEKEWDKTKIATNDDVIKVFEKLKPSPLFTPNDKWEYSNTGYMLLATIIERVSKKSYGEYLNEVIFKPLKMQNTFVYRRWFKPEIKNNYASGYFFSKELNRKFTPDELGNEFYVVYLDGIVGDGMVNSNLEDLLKWDRALYGNTLITDTDRKMIFSSYEMSGQRSTDYGFGWMLTNSPDYGKIALHSGSWGGYVTYIERHLDNDKTIILLQNNALSTTEMPIKNIRLILYGKPLEQKIKIDNSILQQCEGKYLTDTGKTKEIVYESGKIYVPVSPEERYELIPVSQTKFIIDGFQPEVSYEFTFDNTGKVIKYRVQQPEQGLDYEAKKI, from the coding sequence ATGAAAAAAAATATAATTCAAGGATTACTCTTACTATTTGTATGCTTTCAGGCTTATTCCCAAAGAGCTGAGACATTAGATAATTATATGAATGAACTTTTTAATAAAAATGCTTTTAACGGTAATATACTTGTAGCAGAAAAAGGTACTATTGTTTATCAGAAAAGCTTTGGGCTTGCAAATGAAAAAACACAGGAAAAGCTAAACCTTCAAACCTGTTTTGAGCTTGCATCCGTATCAAAACAATTTACCGCAATGGGTATTGTACAGCTTCAAAAAAAAGGAAAATTATCTTATGATGATAAAATAAGTAAGTATATACCTGAACTTTCTTTTTATAATAATGTAACAATACTAAACCTGCTAACTCATACTGGAGGATTGCCTGATTACATGGATTTAATGGAAAAAGAGTGGGATAAGACAAAAATAGCCACAAATGACGATGTTATAAAAGTATTTGAAAAGCTAAAACCCTCTCCTCTTTTTACTCCTAATGATAAATGGGAATACAGTAATACAGGCTATATGCTTTTGGCAACAATAATTGAAAGAGTTAGTAAAAAATCGTATGGCGAATACTTAAACGAAGTAATTTTTAAACCTCTTAAAATGCAAAATACTTTTGTATACAGAAGATGGTTTAAACCGGAAATAAAAAACAACTATGCATCAGGTTATTTTTTTTCTAAAGAACTAAACAGAAAGTTTACTCCGGATGAATTAGGAAACGAATTTTATGTAGTTTATCTGGACGGAATTGTGGGTGATGGTATGGTTAACTCCAATCTTGAGGATTTATTAAAATGGGACCGGGCCTTATATGGCAATACGTTGATTACGGATACAGACAGAAAAATGATTTTTTCTTCTTATGAAATGTCAGGACAAAGAAGCACAGATTATGGCTTTGGATGGATGCTTACAAACTCTCCGGATTATGGTAAAATAGCCTTGCATAGCGGAAGCTGGGGCGGCTATGTAACCTATATAGAAAGGCATCTTGATAATGACAAAACTATTATACTGCTTCAAAATAATGCGCTATCGACTACAGAAATGCCTATAAAAAACATCAGGTTAATACTGTATGGCAAACCATTAGAACAAAAGATAAAGATAGATAACAGTATACTACAGCAATGTGAAGGCAAATACTTAACCGACACAGGTAAAACAAAAGAAATAGTTTATGAGAGCGGTAAGATTTATGTTCCTGTAAGTCCGGAGGAAAGATATGAACTTATACCTGTGTCCCAAACAAAGTTTATTATCGATGGGTTTCAGCCTGAAGTCAGTTATGAATTTACTTTTGATAATACAGGTAAAGTTATTAAGTACAGAGTACAGCAGCCTGAACAGGGGCTTGATTATGAAGCTAAAAAGATTTAA
- a CDS encoding endonuclease III domain-containing protein — protein MTKAEKVQFTIDTLNKIYQTIPIPLDHKDPYTLLIAVLMSAQSTDVRVNQITPLLFERADNPYDMVKLSVDEIREIIKPVGLSPMKAKGIHGLSEILIDKHNGEVPANFEDLEELPAVGHKTASVVMSQAFGVPAFPVDTHIHRLMYRWGFSNGKNVVQTEKDAKRLFPEELWNDLHLQIIWYGREYSPARGWDLEKDIITRTIGRKTVIDEYNKKTSR, from the coding sequence ATGACCAAAGCAGAAAAGGTACAGTTTACAATAGACACCTTAAATAAAATATACCAGACTATTCCTATTCCGTTAGATCATAAAGATCCCTATACACTGCTTATTGCCGTATTGATGTCGGCACAAAGTACCGACGTAAGGGTAAACCAGATAACCCCTCTCCTTTTTGAACGCGCCGATAATCCGTATGATATGGTAAAACTATCGGTAGATGAAATAAGGGAAATAATTAAACCTGTTGGCCTTTCGCCAATGAAAGCAAAAGGGATACACGGCCTGTCTGAAATACTTATAGATAAACATAACGGCGAAGTACCTGCCAATTTTGAAGACCTGGAAGAATTACCAGCTGTAGGCCACAAAACGGCCAGCGTGGTTATGTCTCAGGCTTTTGGTGTACCTGCTTTTCCTGTAGATACCCATATACACCGATTAATGTACCGTTGGGGATTCAGCAATGGTAAAAATGTGGTGCAAACCGAAAAGGATGCTAAAAGACTTTTTCCGGAAGAATTATGGAATGACCTTCATTTACAGATTATATGGTACGGAAGGGAGTATTCACCGGCACGAGGCTGGGATTTAGAGAAAGATATAATTACCCGAACTATAGGTCGTAAAACCGTAATAGACGAATACAATAAAAAAACCTCCCGTTAA
- a CDS encoding RNA polymerase sigma factor has translation MANVVIPDAVLVKNYMSGDENALACLINRHQSKIYGFIYSKVTDRDIADDIFQDTFIKVIKTLKSNAYNEEGKFLPWVMRISHNLIVDHFRRNKKMPMHRETEEFSIFSIMTDNAPNIESMLITTQVENDLQRLIEELPDDQKEVLQMRIYQDLSFKEIADLTDVSINTALGRMRYALMNLRKLIEKNKIILTN, from the coding sequence ATGGCTAATGTTGTAATCCCAGATGCCGTTCTGGTTAAGAACTATATGAGCGGCGACGAAAATGCTCTTGCTTGTTTAATCAACAGGCACCAATCAAAAATCTACGGTTTTATTTACTCTAAAGTTACTGATAGGGATATTGCAGATGATATCTTTCAGGATACTTTTATTAAGGTTATCAAAACCCTTAAATCAAACGCGTATAATGAAGAGGGTAAGTTTCTTCCGTGGGTAATGCGTATTTCGCACAACCTTATTGTGGATCACTTCAGAAGAAATAAGAAAATGCCTATGCACCGTGAGACTGAAGAGTTTTCAATCTTTTCTATCATGACAGATAATGCTCCTAATATTGAGAGTATGCTAATTACAACTCAGGTAGAAAACGACCTGCAAAGGCTTATTGAAGAGCTTCCGGATGACCAGAAAGAGGTACTTCAAATGAGAATTTATCAGGATCTTAGTTTTAAGGAAATAGCCGATTTGACTGATGTTAGCATTAATACTGCATTAGGGAGAATGAGGTATGCTCTTATGAATTTGAGAAAACTCATTGAAAAAAATAAAATAATTTTAACGAATTAA
- a CDS encoding glycosyltransferase family 4 protein: MSSNVSGNNVPLLGDRGRKVLIVTYYWPPAGGPGVQRWLKFVKYLPDFGIEPIVYIPKNPTYPLIDEGLQKEVSYSTKILKNNIIEPYGWASVFSKKNTKKISSGIIPDKKKQSALQRLMLWVRGNLFIPDARVLWVRPSVTYLSNYILENKIDTIITTGPPHSLHLIGMELKKRLKVEWIADFRDPWTTIGYHKELKLSAKSQQRHKDMEKAVLNTADKVIVTSPTTKAEFETLTNKPVTVITNGYDVEKVAKEPLDEKFTLAHIGSFLSERNPEILWQSLAGLVNENEAFKEKLELKLIGAVSQEVFNTIEKYGLSDYVNNMGYVSHDEAISQQRKSQVLLLVEIDSPDTRCIIPGKLFEYMVSERPILAIGPEGADFAQIIKATNTGVSVTYNEKELLKNAIEGYFVQFTEGGLKSHAIGLQQYSRKNLTGQLVDLLKQS, translated from the coding sequence ATGAGTAGTAATGTAAGTGGGAATAATGTTCCCCTTTTGGGGGATAGGGGGCGTAAGGTACTTATAGTAACCTACTACTGGCCCCCTGCGGGAGGGCCGGGTGTACAGCGTTGGCTTAAGTTTGTAAAATACCTTCCTGATTTTGGTATTGAACCCATTGTCTATATACCTAAAAACCCTACGTATCCTTTAATTGATGAAGGGTTACAGAAGGAGGTAAGTTACAGTACAAAAATCCTTAAAAACAATATAATTGAACCTTACGGCTGGGCATCGGTATTTTCTAAAAAGAATACCAAAAAGATAAGCTCGGGTATTATACCGGATAAAAAGAAACAGTCGGCACTGCAACGATTAATGCTATGGGTTAGGGGTAATCTTTTTATTCCTGACGCAAGGGTGTTATGGGTAAGGCCTTCGGTAACTTACCTGTCTAATTATATTTTAGAAAATAAAATAGATACTATTATCACTACAGGTCCGCCTCACAGCCTTCATTTAATAGGCATGGAACTTAAGAAAAGGCTTAAAGTGGAATGGATTGCCGACTTTAGGGATCCGTGGACCACCATAGGTTACCATAAGGAGCTTAAGCTGTCTGCTAAATCACAGCAGAGGCATAAAGATATGGAGAAGGCTGTATTAAACACGGCCGACAAGGTAATAGTAACAAGCCCAACAACTAAGGCTGAGTTTGAGACCCTGACCAATAAACCCGTAACCGTTATTACTAATGGTTATGATGTGGAAAAGGTTGCTAAAGAGCCGTTGGATGAAAAGTTTACACTGGCGCATATAGGTTCTTTCCTTTCAGAACGTAACCCTGAAATCTTATGGCAATCGCTGGCGGGACTTGTTAATGAAAATGAAGCCTTTAAAGAAAAGCTTGAACTAAAGCTTATAGGTGCTGTTAGTCAGGAAGTATTTAATACTATTGAGAAATATGGATTGTCTGATTATGTAAACAATATGGGCTATGTTTCGCATGATGAAGCTATTTCCCAACAGCGTAAATCGCAGGTATTGCTTTTAGTGGAAATAGATTCTCCTGATACCAGATGTATTATTCCGGGTAAGTTGTTTGAGTATATGGTTTCTGAAAGGCCTATATTAGCAATAGGGCCTGAAGGGGCAGATTTCGCCCAAATAATTAAAGCTACTAATACTGGGGTATCTGTAACTTATAATGAAAAGGAATTGCTTAAAAATGCTATTGAAGGCTATTTTGTACAGTTTACAGAAGGCGGCTTAAAGTCGCACGCTATAGGTTTGCAGCAGTACTCACGTAAAAACCTGACAGGGCAGCTGGTAGATTTGTTAAAACAAAGTTAA
- a CDS encoding YdeI/OmpD-associated family protein gives MKPLTDKEYLLQKFPGKGGWTYATIPQIKPDKEAPFGWVKVKGNIDGYEIKSYHLMPMGNGNLFLPVKAEIRKKIKKQAGDYVHITLYKDDSVFEVPQEIIECLKLEPGAFEKFYAITKGQQKIFVDWIYSAKKEETKADRIAKMLQMLEKGEML, from the coding sequence ATGAAACCCCTAACTGATAAAGAATACCTTTTACAAAAATTTCCCGGAAAGGGAGGGTGGACCTATGCGACAATTCCTCAAATAAAACCAGATAAGGAAGCACCTTTTGGCTGGGTTAAGGTAAAAGGCAATATAGATGGTTATGAAATAAAAAGTTATCACCTTATGCCTATGGGTAACGGTAACCTGTTTTTACCTGTTAAGGCAGAAATTCGAAAAAAGATTAAAAAGCAGGCTGGGGATTATGTACATATAACATTGTATAAGGATGATTCGGTTTTTGAGGTGCCACAGGAAATAATAGAATGCCTTAAGCTGGAGCCGGGCGCTTTTGAAAAGTTCTATGCAATTACAAAAGGACAACAGAAAATATTTGTTGACTGGATTTACAGTGCTAAAAAAGAGGAAACTAAAGCCGACAGGATTGCTAAAATGCTACAAATGCTTGAAAAAGGGGAAATGTTATAA